From Corvus moneduloides isolate bCorMon1 chromosome 2, bCorMon1.pri, whole genome shotgun sequence, one genomic window encodes:
- the ZBED1 gene encoding zinc finger BED domain-containing protein 1 has protein sequence MENKSLEGSPSDLKLVAHPRAKSKVWKYFGFDTNAEGCILQWKKIYCRICMAQIAYSGNTSNLSYHLEKNHPDEFCEFVKSNTEQMREAFATAFSKIKPESSQQVVQDSLIMKTYQNYENKKHQELTSAVISLICEGMYPASIVDEPTFKALLRTADPRYELPSRKYFCTKAIPEKYSAIREIVLKELTEVLWCGISTDMWRSENQNRSYVTVAVHFLSSSPANCLAVNSRCLKTFEVPEDNTAETITRVLYETFIEWGINTKVFGATTDYSKDIVKACSLLDIPVQMPCLGHTFNAGIQQAFQLPKLCNLLARCRKLVEYFQQSTVAMYMLSEKQKQQNILHCMLVSDRVSWWGSTLAMLQRLKEQQFVIAAVLVEDSNNHHLMLESSEWNTIEGLVELLQPFKQVAEMMSASKYPTISMVKPLLHMLLNTTLNIKENDLKEISMAKEVIAKELSTTYQHTPEIDMFLNVATFLDPRYKKLPFLSAFERQQVENRVVEEAKSLLEKVKENSFRAEEKFFTVSEEPPMKKIIISSTPPPTSVINNMLAEIFCQTGGVEDQEEWHAQIVEELSNFKSQKVLGLNEDPLKWWSDRLALFPVLPKVLQKYWCILATRVFPERLFGSSANVVSAKRNRLAPAHVDEQIFLYENSRNGSEAEPEDEDEGEWGLEQEQIFNLNDSVNINNNFFNIRDSGFV, from the coding sequence ATGGAGAATAAAAGTTTAGAAGGTTCCCCATCAGACCTAAAGTTAGTGGCTCACCCGAGAGCAAAGAGTAAAGTGTGGAAGTACTTTGGGTTTGATACCAATGCAGAAGGATGCATATTACAGTGGAAGAAGATCTACTGCCGTATTTGCATGGCACAGATTGCCTATTCAGGAAACACGTCCAACCTTTCCTACCACCTTGAGAAAAATCACCCCGATGAATTCTGTGAGTTTGTGAAAAGTAACACTGAGCAAATGAGGGAAGCCTTTGCCacagcattttcaaaaatcaAGCCGGAGTCATCACAGCAGGTTGTTCAAGATAGCCTCATCATGAAGACCTACCAGAACTACGAAAACAAAAAACATCAGGAACTGACATCTGCAGTCATCAGCTTAATTTGCGAGGGCATGTATCCAGCCTCCATCGTTGATGAACCTACCTTCAAGGCCCTCTTGAGAACAGCAGACCCCAGGTATGAACTTCCGAGCCGGAAGTACTTCTGTACAAAAGCGATTCCTGAAAAGTACAGTGCTATTAGAGAAATTGTGCTGAAAGAGCTCACTGAGGTTCTGTGGTGTGGCATATCCACGGACATGTGGAGGAGCGAAAACCAGAACAGGTCATATGTAACCGTGGCAGTTCACTTTCtcagcagcagtcctgccaaCTGCCTGGCTGTGAACTCACGGTGTTTGAAAACATTCGAAGTACCAGAGGATAACACTGCAGAGACCATTACACGAGTTCTTTATGAAACATTCATTGAGTGGGGGATCAATACAAAAGTCTTTGGTGCTACAACAGATTACAGTAAAGACATTGTGAAAGCTTGCTCTCTCCTAGATATTCCCGTACAGATGCCTTGTTTGGGGCACACTTTTAATGCAGGAATACAACAAGCTTTTCAGCTCCCCAAACTCTGCAACCTTCTTGCCAGGTGCCGAAAGCTAGTAGAGTATTTTCAGCAGTCTACGGTCGCAATGTACATGCTGAGcgaaaagcagaagcagcagaataTTCTCCACTGCATGCTGGTAAGTGACCGTGTTTCCTGGTGGGGAAGCACGCTCGCTATGCTGCAGCGCCTCAAGGAGCAGCAGTTTGTCATTGCGGCTGTTCTCGTGGAGGACAGCAACAACCACCACCTCATGCTGGAATCCAGTGAGTGGAATACAATCGAAGGGCTggtggagctgctccagcctttcaaGCAGGTTGCAGAGATGATGTCTGCTTCAAAGTACCCGACGATAAGTATGGTGAAGCCACTTCTCCACATGCTTCTGAATACTACTCTGAACATCAAAGAGAACGATTTGAAAGAAATCAGCATGGCAAAGGAGGTGATTGCTAAAGAGTTGTCAACCACCTACCAGCACACACCTGAGATAGACATGTTTCTCAATGTTGCAACTTTCTTGGATCCCCGCTACAAGaaactgccttttctttcagcctttGAAAGGCAGCAGGTGGAAAACAGAGTGGTGGAAGAAGCAAAAAGCCTGCTggagaaagtaaaagaaaatagctTTAGAGCTGAagagaaattcttcactgtttCAGAAGAGCCCCctatgaaaaaaatcatcatctCCTCTACTCCTCCTCCTACCAGTGTCATCAACAACATGCTTGCAGAGATCTTTTGCCAGACGGGAGGCGTGGAAGACCAGGAGGAATGGCATGCTCAAATCGTTGAGGAGTTGAGCAACTTCAAGTCACAAAAGGTCCTCGGTTTGAATGAGGACCCATTGAAGTGGTGGTCTGACAGACTAGCGCTGTTTCCAGTTTTACCAAAGGTTCTTCAAAAATACTGGTGTATTCTGGCCACAAGGGTCTTCCCTGAACGCCTTTTTGGTTCTTCTGCTAATGTTGTGAGTGCAAAGAGAAACCGGTTAGCCCCGGCTCATGTGGATGAGCAGATCTTTTTGTATGAAAACAGTCGGAATGGGTCTGAGGCAGAACCGGAGGACGAAGACGAAGGAGAGTGGGGTTTGGAACaggaacagatttttaatttaaatgactCGGTAAACATAaacaataatttctttaatattcGAGACAGTGGGTTTGTTTAA